The Erinaceus europaeus chromosome 4, mEriEur2.1, whole genome shotgun sequence genomic sequence cttttataaataattttaaatagggagtcgggcagtagcatagcgggttaagcacatgtggcacaaagtgcaaggattggcatgaggaacccggttcgaacacccagctccccatctgcagaggagtcgcttcacaagcggtaaagcaggtctgtaggtgtctgtctttcactgcccctctctgtcttcccctcctctctccatttctctctgtcctatccaacaacgatgacatcagtgacaacaataataactactacaataaaacaacaagagcaaaaaaaggaacaaataaataaatatttaaaaatagtaataacaaataaataaataaataaacaaataaataaataggggggaggaggagaaaaatctCCTAAGGGAACTTCTCATAAAAAATTGGCTTTTGGATAACCTTCTGATCACAGTTACAGATTTCTTAATCACCTCTGTGGAATATCAGTCCCTCAGGTCTGAATCACATCAGAACAGTAGCCCTTGGTGTTGTAAATACTTCCCTGTTCACAGTCCTGTAAACAGAGCACACACCAAACAACTACAAATACcctatagaaaatatatttaacaaaaaCTTATTTCTCAGCTCTTCCACCGGTCCACACTTAGTGCTGCTCCATCACCCACATTTCTTATCAGTATGTTTCTATTGAGTCTGAGTCAGCTGTTGCTTTCAAAAGCAAATGTGATCGCTTGTTAGCATAGGAAACTGGTGGTAGGATAGCCCATGAGGCGATGCCATGAAGAAGAGCTTTTCTGAACTGTCAATGAAGTGGTGGATCATCTTCAAGGGAAAAGACTACATGTAGACTCCATGAAATCCTGGCAACTGTGAGTTCCTCCTGATGACAACTTCAATAAATTCAGATACATTTGTCTACTAGTTAGTATTCTCAGCTATTGCAACTGAAAAAGATATGGAGTCAAAacagaaggtagaaagaaagatgtCATACAGCAAGGGCCTCTGTTTCACATGAAAAGGATGTAACAGGgcaagtgcacaagttaccaagtGAGTGGGTCAAACTATAAAGTCCCAGACtataaaggggaaacttcacaagcagtggagtggtgctgcaggtgtctctctttctcactctttctttcctccctctaccTATTTCTCCTTATCTCTACCATAacttaacaaaattaataaattacaaaatttataatttaaaaaaacaggagaggagggggtcaggcagtagcgcaatgggttaagcacacatggtgcaaagtgcaagggccagtgcatggatcccggttcaagcccctggctccccacctgcagaggggggatcgcatcacaggcggtgaagcaggtctgcaggtgtctatctttctctctccctctgtcttaccctcctctctccatttctctctgtcctatccaacaacaatgatatcaataacaacaacaataataataaccacaacaacaataaaacaagagcaacacaaggggaaaaaatagcctccaggagcagtggatttgtggtgcgagcaccaagccccagcaataatcctggaggcaaaataataataataacaataggagagagaagataggaaAGGTATGTGAGGCCTACACGTCAGTATACTAATATCCACCAGGAATTTGGGTTATACTAAATTTCAGTGAGAGCTGATAGTGAGTACTAAAGTTTTTGAATGCTTTCTATGCTCCACATTGTATTAAATATTTTGCACTTAATATTTCATCATCCAGATAACCACCCTACAAAGTGGGTTCTATTGGAACAACTACTTTACAAAGGTAGTAACTAATAATTAGTGAATTACTTAGCTTGCTCAAGTTCACACTGTGaggtaattatataattatactcttaaaacagaagaaagaaagaaaatcacaatGCTCTGAGCTAGAGGCTGGGGTCTtagctgttttgatttttttaattattatattagaTTTGGATTGATTTAAGAGACAGGCTACCCAATACTTCATTATATGGAATTCCAAGGAACCACtaacttatatttttatattgcttttttcttccctgacGTTCAATATTTACAGAAATGTACCTCTtgcttgaaaaataatttttaaaaatccaattaaTATCtctatatattctattttattttttgcctccagggttatcgctggggctcagtgtctacactatgaatcctctgctcctggaggctattttttttctctttttgttgcccttgttgtttattgttgctgttattattgttgttgttattgctgtcagataggacaaagagaaatcaagagaggaggggaagacagagaggaggagagacagacctgcagacctgcttcactgcttgggaagtgaaccccctgcaagtggagatctTTAACCCAGTCCctgttctttgtgccatgtgcgcttaacccgcttcgccaCCGCTTGGCGCTTTTCTTTACACATTTTAAAAGCTTAAGCTCTAGTCACTAACCCACCTCCAAGGCAGCAAAGACGTACATAATTTTTTGTAATAATCTTTTATTTTAGACCaggcagtgctcaactctggcttactctgatgccagggatttgaacctcatGTATAAAAGCACTTTGCATAACAATGCCCCGccttttcattttaataattcTTTCACTCTCCATTAATTTAATGATGTCCCCTTTGTTCACCTTGCTATTGTAAATATGCCATAAAACTAtccaaaaaaaatgttgaaggcTTTGtcacttctttgtgtatttttccatttctagtcttccagTTAAATTTTAATTTCCAGTCTTTAGTTAAATTTTGTGTTTGTTATGAAAGAGATGGGTTTCCTCGCTCAGTGCAGTTCACATAGCACCTTTTACTGAAAGCACTTTCCGTACTCCATTTTATCTTGGGTTTCTTTGATATAGCTTAATTACGCATATctgtgtggatttatttctgggctctcaattctatgtgATGCAACTGTGTTTCTAACTTCATTCCAATATCATGCTTTTTATTGTTATCCTTTTGTAATATACATAGAAATCAAGAAGTATAACAAtgccctttttttgttcttttttttttcttaggctTGTTTTGATTATCTGGTGTTTTTATATTTCCTAGTAAATATTAtcactcttttttccccccagtacATTGCTCAGATTTGTTATATGGTGTtgcgggggaattgaacctgggaccttagagcctcgggcatgacagtcttttttttttttttctaattttttaaatatttatttatttgtttttcctttgtttgcccttgttgcttttcattgttattgtagttattattgttgttgttgttgttgttgatgttgtcgttgttggataagacagaaattgagagaggaggggaagacagagggggagagaaagatagatacctgcagacctgcttcaccgcatatgaagcaactccccggcaggtggggagccagggcttgaactggttcTTGTGGGGCATGACAGACTTTTTGCATAAAAATCATGAAACCTCCTCCTCCCATTATTACTTTCTGTGAAAGAGGTCTCTAAAGTTATAATGAGAGTGAGCCTTGAATATGTGTATTGCAGTAGATAAATcaccattgttgctgctgttgtttctcCAGAGATAAGGAGATGGAAAGAAACCACTGCACCAGGCTCCCTTCAGTGTAatgggggctaggctcaaacctgaataaaacaaagggaaaactAGTGCATTAAtaaaatgagctattttaccaagCCTAAATaagttttgtcttttcttttcttttttttttttaaagattagcgATATTATTTGTTGAGTCAGAGAAGGTAAAATATTTATCAAGATAACatatagggagccgggcggtagagccgcgggttaagcgcacctggcgccaagcgcagggactggcatataaggatcctggttcaagcccccagctccccacctgcaggagagtcgcttcacaggcgttgaagcaggtctgcaggtatctgtctttctctcccccactctttctccccctcctctctccatttctctctgtcctatccaacaacaactacatcaataataactacaacaataaaacagcaagggcaacaaaagtgaataaataaataaataatatttttaaacagataacatataatagggagtcgggcggtagcgtagcgggctaagcgcagatggcataaagcccaaggaccaacgtAATGATGCCggcttgagccccccagctcctcatctgcaggggagtcgcttcacaagcggtgaagcaggtctgcaggtgtctatctttcgctccctctctgtcttcccctgctctctccatttctctctatcctatccaacaacgacaacaacaataataactacaataaaaaaaaaacagcaagggcaacaaaagggaataaacaaataaatattttttaaaagataacatataatcaaatttaaaaagctaGTAGTGTTAGCATGTTAAAAAGCCAGGAATGGAGGactaagaggtggtgcagtggtgaagctttggactttgaagcatgaggtgtcaggttcaatcccagaaacacatatgccagactgccactctggcctctttctcctttctgtgcctctatctctgtctaatgaaataaataaaataaatcaaaaaaaaaaaggaaagaagaaagagaaaagaaagggagggagggacaaggAATACACATCTACATGATTCTCAGAAATAATTGAAGTAAATGTAGATTGAATTACAATAAAAACAGGTACAAGATAGTACATATAAGAGGGAAATCAAATACACAGTAAAGTTTCAATTAGTCCAAAGGTTTTATAGAGAGCATACACAACTGATtttagtttgttgttgttatgggctttttgttgtttatttttgttctgtttagttactacagcactgctcaactctggtttaccatggtactggagactgaacctgggacctgggaatctcaggcataagagtaatttccataatcattatgctatctctccagcccaatatATATTTTCAAGGTGGGGGTCTcagcttgggagatagcataacggttatgcaagtCTTtcttgcctgtggctctgagatcccagattcaattacCAGCACTaagataagctagagctgagatgtgctttggtctctctctctctctcattctctctctcataaaaaataaataagtaacttttTTAAGTTACTcacatttgaaaaaaagaatttgtttttttGGCCAAGCATTATCACACctcatagagcacacacatttccatgctcaaggacctggttcaagctcttggtccctacctacagggaggaagcctcacaagagGCTCAACAACAAGAATGTATTGCagttgtctccttctctatccttttgccctttcaatttctctctgtctctataaataaaggaagaacagAGCATgaacaagagggagagaaaaaaagagagaaatacagagtgagagagagataaagggagaaaggaaggaaggaaggaaggaaggaaggaaggaaggaaggaaggaaggaaggaaagaaggaatggaatgtttcctttttgtatcaGAATAATGTGgctcatgtgatgctggagattgacgTCAGGATCACATGATTGAGAGTGCAATGCATTATCTACTACAACACCTCCTTATTTTTTTAGGGCCATGTGATCTGGTATCCACACATTTGTGATTTTTCAACTTTCTTCTCATGGTTGGTTTTGAATTCCATGTCATTATTATCATAAGATATACAtgatgggtgctgggtggtggcgtacctggttgagcacacatgttacagtgagcaaggacccagttcaagcccctgtccccacctgcagaaggaaagtttcatgagtggtgaagcagagctgcaggtgtctctctgtctctccctctctatcctctcaatttctgtctgtctctatctaataaagatattttttaattttaaataaataaataaaaatactgcaGACTCACCATTCTGTAGATGATAAAGTCTcagacttaattaaaaaaaaaagatatacttgACATAATTTGAGTTTTCATAAATAACTGTTAGGAGTTTCAACATATGGTTTATTCATAAAACAGATTCTATATACCCTGGAGAAGAAATGAACGTATATTCCTCTACCACGGGACAAATTTCCTGTGTATTTCTATTATATCCATTAATGTATCAGTTGAGAACTAAGTTCCTTGTTAACTTTCTGTTGGAATGATCATTATATTGAtgtcagcttttttttaaaaagatttttttcacaATGTAGATAtgtagggacagagaagggggagtgaGGACAGAAGACTAGTACTCTGCCAAATTCAGTACCTGGATTAAACaaggacctcagacatgagaactcAGTACCACACTGGTTAAACTGTGTCTCAGGCTGCATACATGGGGTTTAAGTTacactactatgactgtgttgataTCTGTTTCTCTTATTATTTCTCCTAGTATCtctttctatgtttttttgttcttcttttagtTATGTACATATCAGTAATTCTTGTGTTCCTACTACAGTCATTTTTTATATTCTAATAATGAATGAAGCACAATACCAAGTGTTTTCACAGtatctaaattttttaattaatgttgatttaacattgatttccaAAATACAAAATTTCAGGGATGGGCCCTAGACAATGGCACACTGGGTAGTacactcacattaccatgtgtgaaagCCTATGTTCAAGCCCCATCACCACCTGCTGAGGCAAAAGCTTCTCAAGTCTTAGAGTACTGctactggtatctctctctctctcactccctctcaccatctctctttctttccctcactctccCAACCCCCCATGTTCCTCTATCctaccaaagaaaagaaaagaaaaaataaaagtaccatTAGGAATTGTGATATTATCATCAGACCccattgataatcctggtggaaataaataagtaaatagataaataagtagataaaatttAGGGATGTACTTTCACACCTATCATATGTATGCAATTCATCCATCATTTATCGTTCTAGTTCATGTGTGCCCTCCACAATTACTATACTTTTGACAAAGGCTTCAAGAAATAGTTTGGTTGCTATATTCTTTGAAAGttcttctgctttagttttcagtATTCTACAAATGAGTAAGCCTCTCCAGTAAGTGTTTTTCACTTTTTCACTTGTTTCACCTCCAGTTGCATCCATTTTGCATCTTTCAATCTTAAGCTTTACACCCTCCCTTTTAGAAGgaattatcattatctttattaataAGCACATAACACACCTGGCATAAGGAAGTGCCTTTTGTTTGAATCACCAAGATTGCTAACTGTATGGAATGGTCAGATGAAAAGATGCTAAAACAAATGGTCTTAACGTTTATATAGAGACCAAGGGACTGTGAAACTATGACCATTTATGACTTTGCAAGCATTACCGATACCATTCAGATTCggcaaaaattatgaaaaatataaaaataaacataacttCAGTGTATGCAAATAGTGGAAATTtctgtcaagaaaaaaaattcaaacaacaaAGAGTAAACACTGAAATTAATGCAAGAACAAATACATCTATAATGTTGAACAGAAAAATACAGAAGGAAAAAGTTGGCAATGGCAATGGTTTTTACTACAAATAATGATTGGTTCTAAATATTTGGAGGTGAATAAGAAAGTTATTTCTACTAATTAATGATAGGTCTCACCCAAAAATATGCCATGTCATTTCACTTCTTACAACCTTTTATAACAAAGCATTTGCCATAACCATGTAATACATATGATGTAGTGCAGAGGAGTAACAATTCCTCAAAATGTATGTCACCCTGAAAATTGAttcacagtggtccaggaggtggtacagtggataaagcattagactctcaagcatgaggtcctgagttcaacccccagcaacacatgtaccagaatgatgtgcggttctttctctctctcctcctttctcattaataaagaaaatatattttttaaaattttaaagcatttaagtggtccagaaggtggcacagtggacaaagcattggacactcaagcatgaggtcctgagttcaacgccccgcagcacatgtaccagagtgatgcctggttctttttctctctcctcctttctcattctcaaagaaaatatttttttaaaaaaaagagtttaaaaaaaaggcaaaaaaatgaaaataaatagatacttttttaaaaattcattcacAATAGTGGATAAGTtctctaattaaaatatgccAAGCCATCAATGGAATATCACAGCAAGCTTTTCAGAGACTCCCAATACAGCGTGATTGAATTTAACATGATGTTGAACAATCTCTGGATATAAATAAATGCTAAGATAATTTGATCACTCAACATAAGTAACATACAAAGACAGGGGCTACAGATCAGAGAAATATGAAAATACATGAGTTTTGTATAGCCAGACTAATCTCAGAGTGTCTTAGTCCTACCTAAAATCAAGATTATTTATgtccctttgttgttgtagtggtcacgtgtcgggctgcaccacggagaagagagtggacgtccagagcaagggggtacacaaatctttattataggatggaggggggtggctcaggccacgtggagtcagccaacaatggccgtcACACTACCTGACCACTGGGCTAGAGAAGGAAGCGAGACCTGAgaaagggggagctgagagcccagagagggggagagggggctttttattgggcgacaatcaGGGGTGACTGTGGGGCcaagattggttgaaaggggcactgctaggattttgcggggcgtggtaaaatctgggggcagagactgcatcagaataattcctccgCAACATCCCTTTGATATTGTCTTCTAGCCtttcaaaagaaacaatggaAGCAAGCAATGAAAGTTCAACAACAGACTTCATTCTTCTGGGATTTTCTAATTGGCCCCAACTAGAGCACATCATCTCTGTGGTTGTCTTCATCTTCTACCTTGTGACTCTAGTAGGAAACACAACCATTATTCTTGTGTCCTATCTAGACACTCACCTCCATACTCCCATGTATTTCTTCTTATCCAATTTGTCCTTTTTGGACCTCTGCTATACAACTAGCATTGTGCCCCAGATGCTGGTGAATCTTTGGGGCCCTAAAAAGTCCATTACTTATGGAGGCTGTGTGCTGCAATTCTTCTTTGCCCTTGACTTGGGAGCCACAGAATGTCTCCTCCTGGCTgtgatggcctatgaccgctatgcTGCTGTCTGCCAACCTCTTCACTACACAGTCATCATGCACCCTCAGCTCTGCCAGAAGATGGTGCTGACCTCCTGGataggtggtctgggaagtgctTTACTGCTTTGTTCCCTGACTATGAAGTTGCCAAGATGTGGGCAACGGGAAGTGGACAACTTTTTCTGTGAGATGCCAGCATTGATCAAAATGGCTTGTGTCTATTCCAAAGTACTTGAGATTGTTGTCTTTACTCTTGGAGTAGTATTTCTTCTAGTACCTCTCTCACTCATACTCATCTCATATGGAGTCATCACTCAAGCTGTCATAAGGATCAAGTCAGCAGGAAAATGGCATAAGATCCTCAATACTTGTGGTTCCCACCTCACAGTTGTAACTCTGTTTTATGGAACAGCTATTTATATGTACATGAAACCACAGAATAATAGCACCTCCCTAGATGAGGGCAAGTTCCTTACACTCTTTTACACAATCATTACACCCAGCCTTAACCCACTGATCTATACTTTAAGAAACAAAGATGTAAAGAGTGCAATAAAAAGAAtgctatgtatttttttaaatggacagAAAAGTTGTGAGTCAGGTAGAAACACATGAGTAAGAATGGAGAGAGCGAAAGTACAATATTTCCTAGTAGCTAGGAAGATGACCCACTGGTAGAGCTATGGGTAAGAcaatgagtttgatccccaaacCCACAGAAGACCAATAACCACAAAGTGGAGTTCCATAGGCAGTGCATTATTCCTTTGCTTCATCTCTCTATCCCTATGTCTTCTTATATCACAGTCTTATAACCAATAAAATGATTCATTAATTTAAGGAACACTtcttgaacaatcatgggcctaaagcctggaatagtgcagatgaagtgttggggggttatattgttaactctcttttcagccaccaggttccagatgctagcaggatgcgactagacttccctggacagacaaccccaccaatatgccttggagctccgcttcctcagagcccttccccactagggaaagaaagagagataggctgagagtatgggtcgacctgtcaacgcccatgttcatcggggaagcaattacagaagccagaccttccaccttctgcatcccacaatgatcttgggtccatactcccagaggggtaaagaataggaaagctgagaagcaattacagaagccagaccttccaccttctgcatcccacaatgatcttgggtccatactcccagaggggtaaagaataggaaagttgagagtcagggggtagcacagcggattaactGCACGTGCTGCGAAGCGCTAGGACCTgcctaaggttcccggttcgaacacccggctccccacctacaggggtgtcacttcacaagcggtgaagtacatctgcaggtgtctgtctttctctccccctctgtcttcccctcctctctccatttctctctgtcctatccaacaacaatggcatcaataactacaacaataaaaacaacaagggcaacaaaagggaattaaaaaaaaagaataggaaagctatcaggggaggggattggatacagaggtctggtggtgggaattgttcaaagttgtacccctcttatcctatggttttgtcagtgtttcctttttataaataaaaattaaaaaaaaaaaaaaacacttcttaaGCATTTACCATGCA encodes the following:
- the LOC132538193 gene encoding olfactory receptor 2G3-like, producing the protein MEASNESSTTDFILLGFSNWPQLEHIISVVVFIFYLVTLVGNTTIILVSYLDTHLHTPMYFFLSNLSFLDLCYTTSIVPQMLVNLWGPKKSITYGGCVLQFFFALDLGATECLLLAVMAYDRYAAVCQPLHYTVIMHPQLCQKMVLTSWIGGLGSALLLCSLTMKLPRCGQREVDNFFCEMPALIKMACVYSKVLEIVVFTLGVVFLLVPLSLILISYGVITQAVIRIKSAGKWHKILNTCGSHLTVVTLFYGTAIYMYMKPQNNSTSLDEGKFLTLFYTIITPSLNPLIYTLRNKDVKSAIKRMLCIFLNGQKSCESGRNT